ACCCAGAGGTCGCCCTCGTCGAGCTCGGGGAGGAACTCCTTGCCGAGGAGCGTGAAGGTCCACAGCGAGACCGCGAGCAGTCCCGCGGCGGCCAGGATGGGAACGAGCGGGCGGCGTACGCACCAGCGGATGGCGGGCACGTAGGGCCGGCGGAGGATGGCCAGCAGCGGGCTTTCACGCTCCGAGGGCACCCGGCGGAAGAGATAGCTCGAGAGCACTGGGATGAGGGTCAGCGTGAGGAGCAGCGCTCCGATGACCGCCAGCGAGATCGTGACCGCCATGGGACGGAAGAGCTTCCCCTCGATGCGCTGGAACGTGAGGATCGGGACGTACACCGTCATGATGATGAGCACGGCAAACGTCAGGGGCCGCGCGACTTCGATTGCCGCGTGCTGGACCTCCCTGACGAGACGGCGGCCTTCGGGCTTGTGCTCGGCGAGGTGACGCATGATGTTTTCGGTCATGATGACCGCGCCGTCCACGATGATGCCGAAGTCGATGGCGCCCAGCGACAGCAGGTTCGCCGGAATGCCGCGCAGGTCCATGAAGATGAAGGCGAAGAGAAGCGAGAGCGGAATGGTCACGGCGACGATGAGCGCGGCGCGGATGTTGTAGAGGAAGAGCGAAAGCAGGACCACGACGAGGGCCGCTCCCTCGATCAGATTCCGCATGACGGTGGTCACGGTCGTTTTGACGAGCCGGTCCCGGCTGTAGTAGTCGCGGAGCTCCACCCCGGCAGGCAGCGTCTTCTTGAGCTGCTCGATCTTTCGAGCGACGCCCTGGATCACGGCGTCCGGGTTCTCGCCCTTGCGCATGAGGACGATGCCCTGGACCAGGTCGTCGGCATGGTCGCGGCCCAGCACGCCGAGCCGGATGGCCGTGCCGACGGCGACGGTCCCGATGTCGCGGACGCGGACGGGTGTGCCCTTCTGGGCGCTGACGACGATGTTCTCGATGTCCCCGATCGACTGGATGAGGCCGAGGCCGCGGACGGTCACCCTGTACTCGCCCTGGGCGATGTAGCCGCCTCCAGAGTTGGAGTTGGCGCCCGCGGCGGCGTCGATCACCTGCTTGAGCGTCAGGTTATAGGCCCGGAGTCTCGCCGGGTCGACGATGATCTCGTACTGCTTGGTGCCGCCGCCCCACGACACCACGTCCGCCACTCCCGGCACCTGCCTGAATTCGCGCTCGAGCACCCAGTCCTGGAGCGCCTTGAGGTCGACCAGCGACATCGTCTTGGACTCGAGCGTGTAGCGGTAGACCTCGCCGATGACGCTCGAGAGCGGGCCAAGGCCCGGCTTGGCGTCGGCGGGCAGCTGGGCCTGGGAGATGCGCTCCCGCGCCTGCTGGCGTGCCCAGTAGTCGTCGGTGCCGTCCGCGAAGACCACGCGGATGTTGGACAAGCCGAAGAGGGTGTCCGAGCGGATGACGGTGACGCGGGCAATGCCATTCAGCTCGTTCTCCAGCGGAATCGTGATGAGCCGCTCCACCTCTTCGGCCGCGTGCCCCGGCCACAACGTGATGACCTCGGCGCGGACGTCGCCGACGTCCGGGTAAGCCTCGATGGGCAGATTTCGGAATGAGACGACGCCCATCACCGTCAGGAGGAGCGCCAGCGCGAGGATGATGAAGCGCTGGCGCAGCGCGAACGCGATGAGCCGTTCGATCATCGCGCGTCGCGCTTGAGGAGGACTCCGCCGGTGCTGACCACGCGATCCTGCGGCGTCACGCCCTCCAGGATCTCGGTGACGCCGTCGAAGTCCGCACCTGTCTTGACCGTGCGCCGCTCGTACTCGCCTTTTTCCTTGGCGAGCAGGACGAAGGTCTGGCCGTCGGTCCGCTGGATGGCGCTCTGGGGCAGGGTCAGCGCCTGCGACGAGCCCGTGTCGAGGGCCGCCTTGACGAACATCTCGGCCTTGAGCGAGCCACCGCGATTGGGCACGACGGCGCGGACTTTGAGCGTGCGCGTTTCCTTGTCCACGGCGGCCCCGATGTTGGCGACCGTGCCCTCGTACCTATCTTGGGGACAGCAGGGGAGAGTGACGCGCACCGCCTGGCCGAGCTTCACCCTGGGGACGTCCGGCTCGTAGACGTCGGCCAGCACCCACATCGACGAGAGATTGGCTATGGTGAAGAGGCTGACCGGCGTGTCGGACTGCCCGTACGCCACGACCTGGCCCGGGCTGATGTTGCGCTCGACGATGACGCCGCCCCTGGGTGCCCTCACCGTCACGGTCGTCGAGGCGTCGGCGCGTTCGGCGACCTCCTTGAGCTGGTCGGCCCTGATGCCGAGAGTGCGGAGCCGGGCGGCGGCGCGGTCGCGTTCGGCGACGGCCTTGTTGTAGTCGTTTTCCGCCTCGCGAATGTCCTTTTCGGCGATGACCTTGAACTCGAAGAGCTCCTTCGCGAGCTTGATGGCCTTCTCGGAGCGCGCGAGATCGGAGACAGCTTTTGCGTAGTCGCTCTTGGCCTGGCCCAGATCGGGACTGTCGAGCACGAAGAGCGGATGCCCGGGCTCGACAACCTCGCCCGGCCGGGCCAGCACCTCGATGACGCGCCCTGTGACGGGCGCGTTGACTCGGACGAGTTGCTCCTCGTTGAACTGGACTTTGGCCGTCGTTTCCAGGACGGCGGTGCGCGTGCGGAGCTCCGGCTGGACGATCTTGACCGGGCTGTCGGCGGTGGCGGCTGGCGTGGAGCCCGGCTGCGGTGACTTGGCATCCTTGCACCCTACGGCAAGGGCGGCTGCGAGCAGGACGATGGACGCGGTTCGCATATTACTTGTCCAGGAACCCGCCGACGGTGGCTTCGAGTAGGTAGACCGCAGCGCGGTAATTCCCGAGGGCGCGCACGTACTCGAGCGCGGTCTCTCGATAGGTGCGCTGGGCGTCGAGGTAGTCGAGCAGGCTCACGCCACCGCGCCGGTAGGCGAACTCGACCGTGTCCCGCGCCTGGGTCGCCTTGGGCAGGTAGGTGTCCCGCAGCGCCCGGACCTTGCCCTGCTGGGACTGGACGGCGGCAAGAGCCGTGTCCACCTCGGAGAGAGCCTGGACAGTCACGGCATCCCGCACGGCATCCACTCGGAGAGCGTCCGCCCGGGTGCGGGCGATCTCGCCCTGGTTCCGGTCGAAGAGCTTGATCGGCAGGCCGAAGCCGAAGCCGATCGTGTTGTCGGGGCCGATCCGCTGGTACTCGATCTGAGGGGTGATGTCCCACCACGCATTGGCCTTAGCCAGGTTGATGTCCGCCTTGGCCTTGTCGCGTGCCGCCTCGGCCGCCCGGACATCCGGCCGAGCATCGAGAGCCCGCCGGTACAGGTTCGACTGGCTGTAGGACGCCTCCGGAACGTCGAGGGAGCCCGTGACCTCGTATTCCTCGGCGACCTTGTCGACGCCCAGCAGGGCCCTGAGCGCGATCTTGCCCGCCTTCACGGCCTGCCGAGCATCGGCCGCGTCGCGCTCGAAGGCGAAGCGCTGGACCTGGATCCGGAGCAAATCCAGGCCGGAGAGGTCGCCCTTTTCGGCCCGGATGCGCTGGAGCTTCTCGAGGTCGTCGAGGTTTGCCAGATTCTGCTCGGCCAGGGCGAGCGAGTCCCTGGCCACCAAGATATCCGTGAAGGTCCTCCTGACCTGGAAGACGATCTGGCGCCTAAGTTCGGCCAGCTCGTACCCGGTAACCTTGGTCGCCGCCTTGGCGCTGTCGACGCGACGCTGCCGCTTGCCGCCAAGCTCGATCGGCTGGCCCACGTTGAACGTGTACTGGGTCTGGTGCGCGCTTCCTGGGCCGAACTGCTCGGCGAGGAAGTTCGAGGTCGGGTTCGGCCGGAGCGCGGCGGTAATCTCGTTGGCCCCGACGGCCTGGACCTCGAACTCCTTGGCCCTCACGTTGGGGTTGGCAGTGGTCGCAAGGCTTACCGCCTCCTCCAGCGTCAACCTGGAAAGCGGCGACTGGGCCGAGGCCCGGCCGGGGACGCCCAAGACCGCCAGACAACACGTGATAGCAATAATCCTGACCATAAACGTCTCCCTCGGTAGAGCGTGAATGAACGACTTAAGAAACGCTGAGGGGTCAGGCGGCGGGAGCGGCGTCAGCGAGCGAAGCGCGAGGCAGGGCAATACGCAGTCCGCGCCGGCCGCGGGGGCCGGGCTGCGAGGGCACGTGCACGGGCGTGCCGACGCGCCGGAGCGCTGCGCTCTCCAGCAGAACGATCAGGACCGGGAGCAGCGCCCAGAATTGCGGCGCGCCTGTCAGGAGGCCGCGCTTGATCTCGTGGGCGGGCTCGGCGAGCTTGATGGGCGTCGCTGCTGTGGGCGGGGCCGGGAAGTCCGAGCCGTCGATGTCGAGGACCTCGAACAGGATGAAGGAGCACACGAGCCCGATGCAGATGACATACGTCGCCAACCACAAGGTCGCCATAAGCTTGACGGGCAAACGGCTCCGTTTCACGCGCACAGCATCCCACCGTGGCCCGGGGGAAGTCAACTGGGTTCTCCGATGCTGTGCAAACCGAGGCGGGCCAATCGTCAAGCTTAGCGATGATGCGGCCCGCGGGTTGACCTCTGCGGGTCATTCTGTCAGGCTCTCAGCGTGTTTCACCGCGCGGCTCGGCACCGAAGGTTTCTGAAGGTGGCGGTCGCGCTCGGAGCCCTGACCGCGTTTGCCTCCGGCGGAGCACCCGCTGCGGCGGATGATCTCCGGCGCGCATCGTGGATAGACAACTGGCTCGCCCAGCCGCAGCTGACGGGAAACTGGTTCGGCGCCCGCGACGCCCTCGCCGGATGGGGCATCACGCCGAGCATCCGCTACGCGACGGACGTGCAGGGCAGCGTGCTCGGAGGGCGGCGGCGCGGCACGGCGTACGCGGGCGAGCTCTTGGTCGACGTCGGCCTCGACCTGAAGAAGCTGGCCGGCCTCACGGGTCTGACGTTTCACGTCTCGGGCGACTGGGCCTCGGGGACGAACCTCTCCAATGACATCGGCAATGTATTCGACGTGGCGCAGTATTTCGAAGGGAGGGGAGTCCGCCTCTACACCCTCTTCTTCCAGGAGTCGCTTTTCGACGGGCGCCTCGACATCAAGGTTGGACGCTTCGGCACCGGCGATGACTTTCTTACCACCCCGGCCGACCTGAGCCTGGTCAACGGGGCGTTGAACCCCATGATTTTAGCCATCCAGGCCAACGTACCCAGCGTTACGGACGAGCCCCATTCCACATGGGGCGGACGTGTGAGCGTGTGGCCGACGGCCACGCTGTCACTGTCGGCGGGCGCCTACTACTCGGATCCGACGTTTGACGAGCTCAGGACCAACGGCACCGAGTTCGCGATCAGCGACAGAAACGGCTACTTCGTCATCGGAGAGGCCGCCTACTACGTCAATGACGGCAAGTTCGCGGCCGGCCTTCCCGGGCGTTACCGTGTGGGCGGGTATTACGACTCGAACCATTACACCTCCCTCAGCAACCCGAGCCAGGGGGAGACGGGGAACTATGGATTCTACTTCCTCGGCGAGCAGATGGTGTACCGCGAGGGCAAGGCCGGCGGCGCCCAGGGCCTGTCCCTCTTCTGGGGTCTTGTCTACGCCCCGCTTCAGCGCATCAACACGCTTCCGTGGTTCGGGTCGGCCGCCCTGAGCTATCGTGGGCTCATCCCGGGGCGCGACAAGGACACGGCGGCCTTCGCGCTCTACTACGGCGGCTTCAGCCGGGACCTGCCGGGACAGACCTACGAGCTGGTCCTCGAGTGGACGTACGCCATCGCTCTCACGCGGTGGCTGACCATCCAGCCGGACGTGCAGTACGTCATCAACCCCGGCGGCCGATCGAGTGTCGGGAACGCCGTCGTGGTCGGGGCGCAGCTCGCGGTCGAGTTCTGAGGTTTGACCCGTCTCCGGCCATCTGGCAGGATCGGCGGCAGGGCAGTCTACCTACCTACCACCGCTCGAGGGGAGGGACGATGCGACTCCGGTTCCTGATGGCCGTGATAGCCGTGGGGTTGGCGGCAGGCGCTTCGAGCGCGGCTGCCGACGCAAACGACGCGCAGCGTCTCCGGGGGGTCTGGATAGCCGTGTCAGCCGAGCGGAACGGCGGGGCGGCCGACGATCTCAAGGGGCATCAGCTGACCTTTTCAGGCGATCGCTTCACGATCCGCTCCAAGGGCAAGCTCCTCTACCAGGGGACCTTTCGGGTCGATCCCTCCAAGAAGCCGGCCACGATCGACTTCACGCATGCGAGGGGCGAGGCGAAGGGGAAGGCCTGGCTGGGCGTCTATCGGCTGGATGGGGATGTCTTGAAGATCTGTGACAACGCGGACGATCTCGCAAAGGGACGGCCGGCGGCCTTCGCCACCGAGCCCGGCTCCGGCCGGGTGCTTGTCAATTTCAACCGCGAGAGGCGCTGATACGTGACCCGCACCGCGCAGCAGGAAGAGCTTCGGGTCCTGCGCTTCTCCTCGATCCTGACCGCCCTGTTCGCCGTTGGCGCCGTCGGTGTCGCGCTCGCGTCCGATTCCGAGACCATGACCCTCGAAGCGATGTCCGGCATCGTGGACGTGACCGTGTCGCTGCTGGCCATCTTCGTCGCCCGCAAGATCCATGAGCCGGCGAACAGCCGGTACCACTTCGGCTACGCGAAGTACGAGCCGCTGATGATCGGGCTGGAGGGTACCCTCACCGCGGCCGTTTGCCTGGCCGCGATCGCCTACGCCGTCAGGGACCTCGTGCATCCCGACCCCGTGAACGAGCCGCATCTCGTGATCATCTACGCCCTGGTGAGCTTCGTCATATCGGTCGTCTTCGGCGCCTACATGAAGCGCCTGGGCAGGCGCGGGGCGTCCAATCTCGTGGTGACCGAGGCCGAGCTCTGGATCGTCGAAGGCTGGCTGGCCCTGGGCGTGTGCATCGCCTTTGTCCTGGCCCTGATCCTCTCCAGACCGCCAACCCAGGACTACAGCGCGTACGTCGATCCGGCTGTGTGCATCGTGCTGTCCCTGATCCTGCTGCGCAAGCCGATCGGGATCTTGAAGGAGAGCTTCGCGGA
The Candidatus Methylomirabilota bacterium DNA segment above includes these coding regions:
- a CDS encoding efflux RND transporter permease subunit, with product MIERLIAFALRQRFIILALALLLTVMGVVSFRNLPIEAYPDVGDVRAEVITLWPGHAAEEVERLITIPLENELNGIARVTVIRSDTLFGLSNIRVVFADGTDDYWARQQARERISQAQLPADAKPGLGPLSSVIGEVYRYTLESKTMSLVDLKALQDWVLEREFRQVPGVADVVSWGGGTKQYEIIVDPARLRAYNLTLKQVIDAAAGANSNSGGGYIAQGEYRVTVRGLGLIQSIGDIENIVVSAQKGTPVRVRDIGTVAVGTAIRLGVLGRDHADDLVQGIVLMRKGENPDAVIQGVARKIEQLKKTLPAGVELRDYYSRDRLVKTTVTTVMRNLIEGAALVVVLLSLFLYNIRAALIVAVTIPLSLLFAFIFMDLRGIPANLLSLGAIDFGIIVDGAVIMTENIMRHLAEHKPEGRRLVREVQHAAIEVARPLTFAVLIIMTVYVPILTFQRIEGKLFRPMAVTISLAVIGALLLTLTLIPVLSSYLFRRVPSERESPLLAILRRPYVPAIRWCVRRPLVPILAAAGLLAVSLWTFTLLGKEFLPELDEGDLWVRVQFPVGVSLEGVRPYVREIRERLLRFPQVRVVVSQLGAPDDGTDPEAPDNAEFY
- a CDS encoding efflux RND transporter periplasmic adaptor subunit, whose translation is MRTASIVLLAAALAVGCKDAKSPQPGSTPAATADSPVKIVQPELRTRTAVLETTAKVQFNEEQLVRVNAPVTGRVIEVLARPGEVVEPGHPLFVLDSPDLGQAKSDYAKAVSDLARSEKAIKLAKELFEFKVIAEKDIREAENDYNKAVAERDRAAARLRTLGIRADQLKEVAERADASTTVTVRAPRGGVIVERNISPGQVVAYGQSDTPVSLFTIANLSSMWVLADVYEPDVPRVKLGQAVRVTLPCCPQDRYEGTVANIGAAVDKETRTLKVRAVVPNRGGSLKAEMFVKAALDTGSSQALTLPQSAIQRTDGQTFVLLAKEKGEYERRTVKTGADFDGVTEILEGVTPQDRVVSTGGVLLKRDAR
- a CDS encoding TolC family protein, translating into MVRIIAITCCLAVLGVPGRASAQSPLSRLTLEEAVSLATTANPNVRAKEFEVQAVGANEITAALRPNPTSNFLAEQFGPGSAHQTQYTFNVGQPIELGGKRQRRVDSAKAATKVTGYELAELRRQIVFQVRRTFTDILVARDSLALAEQNLANLDDLEKLQRIRAEKGDLSGLDLLRIQVQRFAFERDAADARQAVKAGKIALRALLGVDKVAEEYEVTGSLDVPEASYSQSNLYRRALDARPDVRAAEAARDKAKADINLAKANAWWDITPQIEYQRIGPDNTIGFGFGLPIKLFDRNQGEIARTRADALRVDAVRDAVTVQALSEVDTALAAVQSQQGKVRALRDTYLPKATQARDTVEFAYRRGGVSLLDYLDAQRTYRETALEYVRALGNYRAAVYLLEATVGGFLDK
- a CDS encoding carbohydrate porin — encoded protein: MAVALGALTAFASGGAPAAADDLRRASWIDNWLAQPQLTGNWFGARDALAGWGITPSIRYATDVQGSVLGGRRRGTAYAGELLVDVGLDLKKLAGLTGLTFHVSGDWASGTNLSNDIGNVFDVAQYFEGRGVRLYTLFFQESLFDGRLDIKVGRFGTGDDFLTTPADLSLVNGALNPMILAIQANVPSVTDEPHSTWGGRVSVWPTATLSLSAGAYYSDPTFDELRTNGTEFAISDRNGYFVIGEAAYYVNDGKFAAGLPGRYRVGGYYDSNHYTSLSNPSQGETGNYGFYFLGEQMVYREGKAGGAQGLSLFWGLVYAPLQRINTLPWFGSAALSYRGLIPGRDKDTAAFALYYGGFSRDLPGQTYELVLEWTYAIALTRWLTIQPDVQYVINPGGRSSVGNAVVVGAQLAVEF
- a CDS encoding TIGR03067 domain-containing protein — encoded protein: MRLRFLMAVIAVGLAAGASSAAADANDAQRLRGVWIAVSAERNGGAADDLKGHQLTFSGDRFTIRSKGKLLYQGTFRVDPSKKPATIDFTHARGEAKGKAWLGVYRLDGDVLKICDNADDLAKGRPAAFATEPGSGRVLVNFNRERR
- a CDS encoding cation diffusion facilitator family transporter; this encodes MTRTAQQEELRVLRFSSILTALFAVGAVGVALASDSETMTLEAMSGIVDVTVSLLAIFVARKIHEPANSRYHFGYAKYEPLMIGLEGTLTAAVCLAAIAYAVRDLVHPDPVNEPHLVIIYALVSFVISVVFGAYMKRLGRRGASNLVVTEAELWIVEGWLALGVCIAFVLALILSRPPTQDYSAYVDPAVCIVLSLILLRKPIGILKESFADLVDANPYAEAANIVEESARACVERYRLKAVQWVRVRKAGRRVFVLVSFLENPEESLEEREDVRQAVDAEMGRLNPDFDVSVLFHSR